One window of the Saccopteryx bilineata isolate mSacBil1 chromosome 2, mSacBil1_pri_phased_curated, whole genome shotgun sequence genome contains the following:
- the POMT1 gene encoding protein O-mannosyl-transferase 1 isoform X2 has product MMLGFLRRPVVVTADVNLNVVALTVAGLLSRLWRLTYPRAVVFDEVYYGQYISFYMKRVFFLDGSGPPFGHMLLALGGYLGGFDGNFLWNRIGAEYSSNVPVWSLRLLPALAGALSVPMAYQIVWELRFSHGAATGAALLMLIENALITQSRLMLLESVLIFFNLLAVLCFLKFCNSQQHRPFSPSWWLWLTLTGMACSCAVGIKYMGIFTYLLVLGVAAVHTWHLIGDQTLSNVSVLCHVLARAVALVVVPVITYLLFFYIHLTVLCRSGPHDQIMSSAFQASLEGGLARITQGQPLEVAYGSQVTLKSAFGKPVPCWLHSHQSTYPVIYETGRGSSHQQQVTCYPFKDVNNWWIVKDPGRHQLEVSSPPRPVRHGDVVQLVHGMTTRFLNTHDVAAPLSPHAQEVSCYIDYNVSMPAQNLWRLDIVNRESDAEIWKTILSEVRFVHVNTSAILKLSGAHLPDWGFRQLEVVGEKLSRGYHESAVWTVEEHRYGRSQEQKDRELELHSPPQMDISRNLSFMARFSELQWRMLTVSSDDSEHKYSSTPLDWVTLDTNIAYWLHPRTSAQIHLLGNVVIWASAGLATALYALLFCWYLLRRQRNICDLPEESWLRWVLAGALCAGGWAVNYLPFFLMEKTLFLYHYLPALTFQILLLPVVLQHISEHLCRSEFQRRLLGAVVVAWYSTACHVFNVLRPLTYGDRSLSPSELKALRWKDSWDILIRKHAQDPTQ; this is encoded by the exons ATGATGTTGGGGTTTTTGCGGCGCCCCGTCGTGGTGACAGCTGACGTCAACTTGAACGTCGTGGCTCTGACCGTGGCGGGGTTACTGAGCCGGCTGTGGCGACTCACCTATCCCAGGGCTGTTGT CTTCGATGAAGTGTATTACGGGCAGTACATCTCTTTTTACATGAAGCGGGTCTTCTTCTTGGATGGCAGCGGACCACCGTTTGGCCACATGCTGCTGGCCCTGGGAG GTTATTTAGGAGGATTTGACGGTAACTTTTTATGGAACAGAATTGGAGCAG AATACAGCAGCAATGTGCCCGTGTGGTCCCTGCGCCTGCTCCCGGCCCTCGCAGGGGCCCTGTCGGTCCCCATGGCCTACCAGATCGTGTGGGAGCTCCGCTTTTCTCACGGCGCCGCCACGGGAGCCGCCCTGCTGATGCTGATCG AGAATGCTCTGATCACTCAGTCGAGACTAATGCTTTTGGAATcggtgttaatattttttaacctACTGGCTGTGCTGTGCTTCCTGAAGTTCTGCAACTCCCAACAGCACAG GCCCTTCTCTccgagctggtggctctggctgacacTGACGGGCATGGCCTGCTCCTGTGCGGTTGG CATCAAATACATGGGTATTTTCACCTACTTGCTGGTGCTCGGAGTTGCTGCTGTCCACACCTGGCATCTAATAGGGGACCAGACTCTGTCAAAT GTCTCTGTGCTGTGTCATGTGCTGGCCCGAgcagtggctctggtggtggtcCCGGTCATCACGTACCTGCTCTTCTTCTACATCCACTTGACTGTGCTCTGCCGCTCTGGGCCCCACGACCAGATCATGTCCAGCGCGTTCCAGGCCAGCCTGGAG GGAGGGCTGGCTCGGATCACGCAAGGCCAGCCCCTGGAGGTGGCCTACGGTTCCCAGGTCACTCTGAAGAGCGCCTTTGGCAAACCTGTGCCCTGCTGGCTCCATTCCCACCAGAGCACCTACCCCGTGAT ATATGAGACCGGCCGAGGCAGCTCCCACCAGCAGCAGGTGACCTGCTACCCCTTCAAAGACGTCAACAACTGGTGGATTGTCAAGGATCCCGGGAG GCACCAGCTGGAGGTGAGCAGCCCGCCCAGGCCTGTGCGGCACGGAGACGTGGTGCAGCTGGTGCACGGCATGACCACCCGCTTCCTCAACAC GCATGATGTGGCGGCCCCCCTGAGCCCCCACGCACAGGAAGTGTCCTGCTACATTGACTACAATGTCTCCATGCCCGCCCAGAACCTCTGGAGACTG GACATTGTGAACAGAGAATCGGACGCAGAGATTTGGAAGACCATCCTGTCAGAGGTCCGCTTCGTGCACGTGAACACGTCCGCCATCCTGAAG CTGAGCGGGGCGCACCTGCCAGACTGGGGCTTCCGGCAGCTGGAGGTCGTGGGGGAGAAGCTGTCACGGGGCTACCACGAGAGCGCCGTGTGGACCGTGGAGGAGCACCGCTATGGCAGGA GCCAGGAGCAGAAGGACAGGGAGCTGGAGCTGCACTCACCGCCGCAGATGGACATCAGCAGAAACCTGAGCTTCATGGCCAGGTTCTCAGAGCTGCAG TGGAGGATGCTGACGGTGAGCAGTGACGACTCTGAGCACAAGTACAGCTCCACGCCACTGGACTGGGTCACCCTGGACACCAACATCGCCTACTGGCTGCACCCCCGGACCAGT GCTCAGATCCACCTGCTGGGAAACGTGGTGATCTGGGCGTCAGCCGGCCTCGCCACTGCGCTGTACGCCCTGCTCTTCTGCTGGTACCTGCTCCGACGCCAGAGGAACATCTGTGACCTCCCCGAGG AGTCCTGGCTGCGCTGGGTGCTGGCCGGGGCCCTGTGTGCCGGGGGCTGGGCTGTCAACTACCTTCCGTTCTTCCTGATGGAGAAGACGCTCTTCCTCTACCACTACCTGCCTGCGCTCACCTTCCAGATCCTTCTGCTGCCTGTGGTCTTGCAGCACATCAGTGAGCACCTGTGCAG GTCCGAGTTCCAGAGGAGGCTCTTGGGCGCCGTGGTGGTGGCATGGTACTCCACTGCCTGTCACGTTTTTAACGTGCTGCGCCCACTCACCTACGGGGACAGGTCGCTCTCCCCCAGCGAACTCAAGGCCCTTCGCTGGAAAGATAGCTGGGACATCTTGATCCGAAAACACGCACAGGACCCGACACAGTGA
- the POMT1 gene encoding protein O-mannosyl-transferase 1 isoform X1 produces the protein MPSWALPAAAPGRVASPPAAWFSPLHLRRWSPPPGSLPGCRPFTGDSPSGLFQGLLPGLLSYMMLGFLRRPVVVTADVNLNVVALTVAGLLSRLWRLTYPRAVVFDEVYYGQYISFYMKRVFFLDGSGPPFGHMLLALGGYLGGFDGNFLWNRIGAEYSSNVPVWSLRLLPALAGALSVPMAYQIVWELRFSHGAATGAALLMLIENALITQSRLMLLESVLIFFNLLAVLCFLKFCNSQQHRPFSPSWWLWLTLTGMACSCAVGIKYMGIFTYLLVLGVAAVHTWHLIGDQTLSNVSVLCHVLARAVALVVVPVITYLLFFYIHLTVLCRSGPHDQIMSSAFQASLEGGLARITQGQPLEVAYGSQVTLKSAFGKPVPCWLHSHQSTYPVIYETGRGSSHQQQVTCYPFKDVNNWWIVKDPGRHQLEVSSPPRPVRHGDVVQLVHGMTTRFLNTHDVAAPLSPHAQEVSCYIDYNVSMPAQNLWRLDIVNRESDAEIWKTILSEVRFVHVNTSAILKLSGAHLPDWGFRQLEVVGEKLSRGYHESAVWTVEEHRYGRSQEQKDRELELHSPPQMDISRNLSFMARFSELQWRMLTVSSDDSEHKYSSTPLDWVTLDTNIAYWLHPRTSAQIHLLGNVVIWASAGLATALYALLFCWYLLRRQRNICDLPEESWLRWVLAGALCAGGWAVNYLPFFLMEKTLFLYHYLPALTFQILLLPVVLQHISEHLCRSEFQRRLLGAVVVAWYSTACHVFNVLRPLTYGDRSLSPSELKALRWKDSWDILIRKHAQDPTQ, from the exons ATGCCCAGCTGGGCTTTGCCCGCAGCCGCCCCCGGACGCGTAGCGAGCCCGCCCGCCGCGTGGTTCTCCCCGCTGCACCTCAGACGCTGGTCGCCGCCTCCGGGAAGCCTTCCTGGTTGCCGCCCGTTCACTGGGGACAGCCCTTCCGGTCTTTTCCAGGGACTCCTTCCCGGCTTGCTTTCCTACATGATGTTGGGGTTTTTGCGGCGCCCCGTCGTGGTGACAGCTGACGTCAACTTGAACGTCGTGGCTCTGACCGTGGCGGGGTTACTGAGCCGGCTGTGGCGACTCACCTATCCCAGGGCTGTTGT CTTCGATGAAGTGTATTACGGGCAGTACATCTCTTTTTACATGAAGCGGGTCTTCTTCTTGGATGGCAGCGGACCACCGTTTGGCCACATGCTGCTGGCCCTGGGAG GTTATTTAGGAGGATTTGACGGTAACTTTTTATGGAACAGAATTGGAGCAG AATACAGCAGCAATGTGCCCGTGTGGTCCCTGCGCCTGCTCCCGGCCCTCGCAGGGGCCCTGTCGGTCCCCATGGCCTACCAGATCGTGTGGGAGCTCCGCTTTTCTCACGGCGCCGCCACGGGAGCCGCCCTGCTGATGCTGATCG AGAATGCTCTGATCACTCAGTCGAGACTAATGCTTTTGGAATcggtgttaatattttttaacctACTGGCTGTGCTGTGCTTCCTGAAGTTCTGCAACTCCCAACAGCACAG GCCCTTCTCTccgagctggtggctctggctgacacTGACGGGCATGGCCTGCTCCTGTGCGGTTGG CATCAAATACATGGGTATTTTCACCTACTTGCTGGTGCTCGGAGTTGCTGCTGTCCACACCTGGCATCTAATAGGGGACCAGACTCTGTCAAAT GTCTCTGTGCTGTGTCATGTGCTGGCCCGAgcagtggctctggtggtggtcCCGGTCATCACGTACCTGCTCTTCTTCTACATCCACTTGACTGTGCTCTGCCGCTCTGGGCCCCACGACCAGATCATGTCCAGCGCGTTCCAGGCCAGCCTGGAG GGAGGGCTGGCTCGGATCACGCAAGGCCAGCCCCTGGAGGTGGCCTACGGTTCCCAGGTCACTCTGAAGAGCGCCTTTGGCAAACCTGTGCCCTGCTGGCTCCATTCCCACCAGAGCACCTACCCCGTGAT ATATGAGACCGGCCGAGGCAGCTCCCACCAGCAGCAGGTGACCTGCTACCCCTTCAAAGACGTCAACAACTGGTGGATTGTCAAGGATCCCGGGAG GCACCAGCTGGAGGTGAGCAGCCCGCCCAGGCCTGTGCGGCACGGAGACGTGGTGCAGCTGGTGCACGGCATGACCACCCGCTTCCTCAACAC GCATGATGTGGCGGCCCCCCTGAGCCCCCACGCACAGGAAGTGTCCTGCTACATTGACTACAATGTCTCCATGCCCGCCCAGAACCTCTGGAGACTG GACATTGTGAACAGAGAATCGGACGCAGAGATTTGGAAGACCATCCTGTCAGAGGTCCGCTTCGTGCACGTGAACACGTCCGCCATCCTGAAG CTGAGCGGGGCGCACCTGCCAGACTGGGGCTTCCGGCAGCTGGAGGTCGTGGGGGAGAAGCTGTCACGGGGCTACCACGAGAGCGCCGTGTGGACCGTGGAGGAGCACCGCTATGGCAGGA GCCAGGAGCAGAAGGACAGGGAGCTGGAGCTGCACTCACCGCCGCAGATGGACATCAGCAGAAACCTGAGCTTCATGGCCAGGTTCTCAGAGCTGCAG TGGAGGATGCTGACGGTGAGCAGTGACGACTCTGAGCACAAGTACAGCTCCACGCCACTGGACTGGGTCACCCTGGACACCAACATCGCCTACTGGCTGCACCCCCGGACCAGT GCTCAGATCCACCTGCTGGGAAACGTGGTGATCTGGGCGTCAGCCGGCCTCGCCACTGCGCTGTACGCCCTGCTCTTCTGCTGGTACCTGCTCCGACGCCAGAGGAACATCTGTGACCTCCCCGAGG AGTCCTGGCTGCGCTGGGTGCTGGCCGGGGCCCTGTGTGCCGGGGGCTGGGCTGTCAACTACCTTCCGTTCTTCCTGATGGAGAAGACGCTCTTCCTCTACCACTACCTGCCTGCGCTCACCTTCCAGATCCTTCTGCTGCCTGTGGTCTTGCAGCACATCAGTGAGCACCTGTGCAG GTCCGAGTTCCAGAGGAGGCTCTTGGGCGCCGTGGTGGTGGCATGGTACTCCACTGCCTGTCACGTTTTTAACGTGCTGCGCCCACTCACCTACGGGGACAGGTCGCTCTCCCCCAGCGAACTCAAGGCCCTTCGCTGGAAAGATAGCTGGGACATCTTGATCCGAAAACACGCACAGGACCCGACACAGTGA